One Chloroherpetonaceae bacterium DNA segment encodes these proteins:
- a CDS encoding sigma-70 family RNA polymerase sigma factor: MKADREIIAVFKTSKGNEREKAFNELVRKYQERVYWVCRRMLNSHDDADDAAQNAFIKMYHALDNFNETSEFFTWAYRIATNETINMIRSQTVRRASSIDDLVEDPAASDISPDESMMLDEERAAVEDAIASLPEKQRAVFVMRYYDEMSYEQIAEVTGTSVGGLKANYFHALSKVEAFLKQRFNLKEPLGSLKDHLKED; encoded by the coding sequence ATGAAGGCTGACCGCGAGATTATCGCCGTTTTCAAAACTTCAAAAGGAAACGAGCGCGAGAAGGCTTTCAATGAACTTGTCCGAAAGTATCAAGAACGGGTTTATTGGGTATGTCGAAGAATGCTCAATTCGCACGACGATGCCGATGACGCCGCGCAAAATGCATTTATCAAAATGTATCATGCGTTGGATAATTTTAACGAAACATCGGAGTTTTTTACTTGGGCGTATCGAATTGCAACCAACGAAACCATCAATATGATTCGCTCGCAAACGGTTCGGCGGGCAAGTTCAATTGACGACTTGGTCGAAGACCCGGCCGCTTCGGATATTTCGCCGGATGAATCGATGATGCTTGATGAAGAGCGTGCCGCTGTCGAAGATGCAATTGCGTCATTACCAGAAAAGCAGCGCGCCGTTTTTGTGATGCGATACTATGATGAAATGAGTTACGAGCAAATTGCAGAAGTAACGGGTACAAGTGTGGGTGGTTTGAAAGCGAACTACTTTCACGCCCTATCAAAAGTAGAGGCCTTTTTAAAACAACGCTTTAATTTGAAAGAACCTTTGGGGTCTCTTAAAGATCATCTTAAAGAAGATTAA
- a CDS encoding glycosyltransferase yields the protein MKIFYISTFYPLRGGIAHFNALLFEELQKRGHSLQAITFSRQYPKLFFPGKSQEELASPTEEELRPQAEILLDSINPLSWLSVGLRVYEGSPEILLFKYWIPFFAPAYFVISLIAKLRRNTKVIFILDNFKPHEKRFGDSLLLWLATRLTDGYIAMSDLVERDLKIALPNATYVKSPHPIYHIFGNPISKTDARRSLNLNDDEDVLLFFGYIRRYKGLDILLKAMPEIISKRPKVKLIIAGEFYGDEAFYKEKISQLGIAPNLLLATDYIPTGEVAKFFSAADLAVLPYRSATQSGIVQIAYHFGLPALVTDVGGLSEVVLHKKTGVVVLPESPKAIVDGVEEFFEHRTSHNFHEAIKNERVKYSWSHFAESLEKLTQLLHPKNL from the coding sequence ATGAAAATTTTCTACATCAGTACATTTTATCCGCTTCGCGGGGGAATCGCACATTTTAATGCCCTGCTCTTTGAAGAACTTCAAAAGCGAGGGCATAGCCTTCAAGCCATAACCTTTTCGCGTCAGTATCCGAAACTTTTCTTCCCGGGGAAATCACAAGAGGAACTCGCTTCACCCACCGAAGAAGAGTTACGCCCACAAGCAGAAATCTTACTCGATTCAATTAACCCACTTTCGTGGCTAAGTGTTGGACTCCGAGTCTATGAAGGCTCGCCTGAGATTCTACTCTTTAAATACTGGATCCCCTTTTTTGCACCGGCATATTTTGTGATTTCATTGATTGCAAAACTCCGGCGAAATACCAAGGTGATTTTCATCCTAGATAATTTCAAGCCTCATGAAAAGCGCTTCGGCGATTCGCTGCTTCTTTGGCTCGCCACCCGATTGACGGATGGTTATATCGCAATGTCTGACCTTGTGGAACGAGACTTAAAAATCGCGCTCCCAAATGCGACTTATGTCAAATCACCACATCCGATTTACCATATCTTTGGAAATCCCATTTCAAAAACCGATGCGAGGCGTTCTCTAAATCTAAACGACGATGAAGATGTACTCTTATTCTTCGGCTACATTCGCCGTTACAAAGGTTTGGATATTTTACTTAAAGCAATGCCGGAAATCATCTCAAAACGGCCTAAAGTAAAACTCATCATTGCCGGGGAATTCTACGGCGATGAAGCCTTTTACAAAGAAAAAATATCCCAACTTGGCATTGCGCCGAATTTGTTGTTGGCTACGGATTACATCCCTACCGGTGAAGTAGCTAAATTTTTCTCAGCTGCAGATCTTGCTGTGTTACCCTACCGCTCTGCAACGCAATCAGGAATTGTTCAAATTGCCTATCACTTTGGGCTTCCTGCGCTCGTGACTGACGTCGGCGGACTTTCTGAAGTGGTTCTTCACAAAAAAACAGGCGTTGTCGTGCTGCCGGAGTCACCAAAAGCAATCGTCGATGGCGTGGAAGAATTCTTTGAACATCGTACGAGTCATAACTTTCATGAGGCTATCAAAAATGAACGGGTAAAATATTCGTGGAGCCATTTCGCCGAATCGCTCGAAAAATTAACTCAGTTGCTTCACCCCAAAAACTTATAA
- a CDS encoding 2-phosphosulfolactate phosphatase gives MKIEVYFTPFGLEEQNLSERVVVVIDVLRASSSMIAALQNGAKEIIPVLTVADAQQVATGGLGNDFSKDHPLLCGERLGKMIDGFDLGNSPGEFTQERVKGKSLVFSTTNGTKALLAAKGARALAIAGFNNISIVKEFILKPEYADCHLVIVCAGRDDRFALEDTICAGLLIDKLIADKRQINFLLTDTAGASRVLYEKYRGNELSALKDSEHGKYLTSIGFSADIAHAARIDSSQALPIFEEGVLKLMKLETKKFKRVS, from the coding sequence ATGAAGATCGAAGTATATTTTACACCGTTTGGGCTTGAAGAGCAAAATCTCTCGGAGCGCGTCGTCGTCGTCATTGATGTGCTCCGTGCCAGCTCCAGTATGATAGCAGCACTTCAAAATGGCGCAAAAGAAATCATACCCGTGCTTACCGTTGCCGATGCACAACAAGTGGCCACCGGCGGATTAGGCAATGATTTTTCTAAAGATCATCCGCTTCTTTGCGGTGAGCGTTTGGGAAAAATGATCGACGGATTCGACCTTGGGAACTCCCCCGGCGAATTCACTCAAGAACGCGTAAAGGGAAAGTCACTCGTTTTTTCAACCACAAACGGAACGAAGGCCTTGCTTGCGGCGAAAGGTGCGCGAGCACTTGCTATTGCAGGGTTTAATAACATTTCAATCGTCAAAGAATTTATCCTTAAACCAGAATATGCCGATTGTCATTTGGTCATCGTTTGTGCCGGAAGGGATGACCGCTTCGCGCTTGAAGACACCATTTGCGCCGGATTGCTAATCGATAAACTCATTGCTGATAAACGCCAAATTAATTTTTTGCTCACCGATACCGCCGGCGCCTCACGCGTTCTCTATGAAAAGTACAGAGGCAATGAGCTTTCGGCACTGAAAGATTCTGAACACGGCAAATATCTTACAAGCATTGGCTTTAGCGCAGATATCGCTCATGCTGCAAGAATCGACTCTTCACAAGCCCTTCCTATTTTTGAAGAAGGGGTACTAAAGCTGATGAAGCTTGAAACCAAGAAATTTAAACGAGTGAGTTAG
- the gcvT gene encoding glycine cleavage system aminomethyltransferase GcvT, protein MKRTPFYHLHQAAGAKLISFGGFEMPVQYEGILSEHKAVRQAAGVFDVSHMGEFLVTGKGAKDFLQKVTTNDINQLSSGKAQYSIMLYENEPGMRDGGVVDDLIIYSFSSEKYLLIVNASNIEKDFAWLMKHKPSDVALINQSEELSLLALQGPRSADLLQFLTNEPLEDIGYYHFKETEVCGVPMILARTGYTGEIGFELCFENQYAEKVWQVLFEKGKDFGLKPIGLGARDTLRLEMGFALYGHEIDHQTTPYEAGLGWVTKPDKGEFLGKEAAVLSKKTPNKKLVGFKMLSRMVARQGYEICNLRGETIGAVASGTLSPMLDVPIGTGFVTPEESTLGNRIMIKVRGQMAEAEIHKPPFYKKTAANETTK, encoded by the coding sequence GTGAAACGAACACCCTTTTATCATTTGCATCAGGCCGCCGGCGCAAAGTTGATTTCATTTGGCGGATTTGAGATGCCGGTTCAGTATGAAGGAATTCTTTCTGAGCATAAAGCGGTTCGTCAGGCCGCCGGTGTTTTTGATGTTTCTCATATGGGAGAATTTCTTGTTACGGGTAAAGGCGCAAAAGACTTTTTGCAAAAAGTAACCACCAACGATATCAATCAGCTTTCTTCCGGAAAAGCGCAATATTCCATCATGCTTTACGAAAATGAGCCCGGCATGCGCGATGGCGGCGTTGTTGATGATTTAATTATCTACTCGTTTTCATCTGAAAAGTATCTGCTTATTGTCAATGCAAGCAACATTGAAAAGGATTTTGCTTGGCTTATGAAGCATAAGCCTTCCGATGTGGCGTTAATCAATCAATCGGAAGAACTCTCACTTCTTGCCTTGCAAGGGCCGCGCTCGGCCGACCTTCTCCAATTCCTCACAAATGAGCCGCTTGAAGACATTGGCTATTACCATTTCAAAGAAACCGAAGTCTGCGGCGTTCCAATGATACTTGCCCGAACCGGGTACACCGGGGAGATTGGGTTTGAATTGTGTTTTGAAAACCAATATGCCGAAAAGGTTTGGCAAGTACTTTTCGAAAAGGGAAAAGATTTTGGATTGAAGCCAATCGGATTGGGTGCCCGAGATACTTTGCGTCTTGAAATGGGCTTTGCGCTCTATGGACATGAAATCGACCATCAAACCACGCCCTACGAGGCCGGGTTGGGGTGGGTAACAAAACCGGATAAAGGAGAATTTTTAGGTAAAGAAGCGGCCGTGCTTTCGAAAAAAACGCCCAATAAAAAATTAGTTGGGTTCAAAATGCTTTCGCGAATGGTCGCTCGGCAGGGCTATGAAATTTGCAATCTTAGGGGAGAAACCATTGGCGCGGTTGCAAGTGGCACGCTGTCACCAATGCTCGATGTGCCAATTGGGACCGGATTTGTAACTCCCGAAGAATCAACCTTAGGAAACCGTATCATGATTAAAGTTCGGGGTCAAATGGCGGAAGCAGAAATTCATAAACCACCGTTTTACAAAAAAACTGCGGCAAACGAAACTACAAAATGA
- a CDS encoding adenine phosphoribosyltransferase: protein MPVKPKATIKKRPASSSKSDFMKRFEKTLRTVPDFPKPGIQFKDITPILQNPILFKETLEVLAKPYKDKRIDAVVSIESRGFIFGAALAIKLGAGFVPLRKPNKLPYEKYREVYALEYGTDALEIHIDALKKKSRVVLHDDVLATGGTAEAAVKLIQRAGGKIEGLCFLIELGFLGGRARLSHLGIDADLIRSLHKIQ, encoded by the coding sequence ATGCCAGTTAAACCAAAAGCAACGATAAAGAAACGTCCGGCTTCTTCATCAAAAAGTGATTTTATGAAGCGATTTGAAAAAACGCTTCGCACCGTGCCGGATTTCCCCAAACCGGGCATTCAATTCAAAGACATCACACCAATTCTCCAAAATCCAATCCTTTTTAAAGAGACCTTAGAGGTACTAGCAAAACCTTATAAGGATAAGCGTATCGATGCTGTTGTTTCCATTGAATCTCGCGGGTTTATCTTTGGTGCAGCGCTTGCCATAAAGCTTGGTGCCGGATTTGTTCCACTTCGAAAGCCCAATAAGCTTCCTTATGAAAAGTATCGTGAAGTTTATGCGCTTGAGTATGGAACTGATGCGTTAGAAATTCATATTGATGCCCTCAAAAAGAAGTCGAGAGTTGTTTTGCATGATGATGTCTTGGCAACCGGGGGAACCGCTGAAGCAGCCGTAAAGCTCATCCAAAGAGCGGGTGGAAAAATTGAAGGGCTTTGCTTTTTGATTGAGCTTGGCTTTTTGGGCGGAAGAGCGCGACTTTCACATTTGGGAATTGACGCCGATTTGATTCGCTCGCTCCACAAGATCCAATAA
- the crcB gene encoding fluoride efflux transporter CrcB produces MKSYLLVGFGSFLGGIFRYGLSNFILTRFPSAFPFGTLSVNLLGCFAIGFILGILSKANNGREWQLFLATGVCGGFTTFSSFSNETYALFQDGLWTSALLYAAISLLIGVLATIAGYALARIFTS; encoded by the coding sequence ATGAAATCATATTTGCTTGTCGGGTTTGGCTCGTTTCTTGGGGGTATCTTTCGATATGGGTTGAGCAATTTTATTCTTACCCGTTTTCCTTCAGCATTTCCGTTTGGAACCCTTTCTGTTAATCTCCTCGGATGTTTTGCAATTGGATTTATTTTGGGAATTCTTTCAAAAGCTAATAACGGAAGGGAGTGGCAACTTTTTTTAGCGACCGGGGTTTGCGGCGGCTTTACCACTTTCTCTTCATTTTCAAATGAAACTTACGCTTTATTTCAGGATGGACTTTGGACCTCCGCTTTGTTATATGCAGCTATTAGTTTATTGATTGGGGTACTCGCAACAATTGCCGGCTATGCTTTGGCACGAATATTCACATCATAA
- a CDS encoding Na+/H+ antiporter has translation MENLSLILILLGIATVLAVAANRISLPFPILLVLVGVGIGFIPNLPHIELNPDIVFLIFLPPILYSAAWYTSWRDFKQNLRPISLLAVGLVLTTTTAVATALHFVSGIEWSIGFVLGAIVSPPDAVAATAITQRLNVPKRIITILEGESLVNDSTGLIAYRFAVTAVVTGFFSFWKATAQFFLVAIGGIAIGLAVAYAVAYLHKVLRNNPTIETSLTLLTPFSLYLLAESLHVSGVLAVVAAGLHLTWKAPLLFSSRTRLQAVAAWDTLIFLLNGFIFILIGLQLPDIMKTISGQYALPELFLYAFAVCFTVIIIRIAWVFPGAYLPRYFSKRIRERETTFNWKFVTVVAWTGMRGIVTLAAALALPLKTASGSIFPHRDLIIFLAFSVILATLVIQGFSLPYLIKSLKIDAVDESELEEMHARSSAATEALIRIEEMYDSGLITLDMKQRLRIRYDLALARLTSSPVIIDGAAHESYAETEERLIEEERNLIIHLRNQGIIGDEAMRRIEYELDLESSRLERSRQLWDSKSY, from the coding sequence ATGGAAAACCTCTCGCTAATACTGATTTTATTGGGAATTGCAACGGTGCTTGCGGTTGCAGCCAATCGCATTTCTCTTCCTTTTCCGATTCTCTTGGTACTGGTTGGTGTAGGCATTGGTTTCATTCCGAATTTGCCGCACATCGAACTTAACCCCGATATTGTATTTCTTATTTTTCTCCCGCCAATTCTTTATTCGGCGGCGTGGTACACCTCTTGGCGCGATTTCAAGCAGAACTTAAGACCCATTTCACTTTTAGCTGTTGGATTAGTTTTAACCACGACCACCGCAGTGGCCACAGCGTTGCATTTTGTTTCTGGAATAGAGTGGAGCATTGGTTTTGTATTGGGCGCAATTGTTTCACCTCCCGACGCCGTAGCCGCAACGGCCATCACACAGCGGCTAAATGTGCCAAAACGCATCATTACAATCCTTGAAGGGGAGAGTTTGGTGAATGATTCTACCGGCCTTATCGCTTACCGCTTTGCTGTGACTGCTGTCGTAACAGGCTTTTTTTCATTTTGGAAGGCAACCGCACAATTTTTTTTGGTTGCGATTGGCGGAATCGCGATAGGACTTGCCGTCGCTTATGCTGTGGCGTATTTACACAAGGTGCTCCGAAATAACCCGACCATCGAAACCAGTTTAACATTATTAACCCCCTTTTCGCTTTATCTCTTAGCTGAAAGTTTGCATGTTTCGGGGGTGCTGGCTGTTGTTGCTGCAGGGCTTCATCTTACTTGGAAAGCACCACTTCTCTTTTCTTCTCGAACTCGTTTACAAGCGGTTGCCGCGTGGGATACTTTAATTTTTTTGCTTAATGGATTCATTTTTATTCTTATTGGGTTACAGCTACCCGATATCATGAAAACCATTTCCGGTCAGTATGCACTCCCTGAACTTTTTTTGTATGCATTTGCGGTTTGCTTCACCGTAATCATTATCCGGATTGCTTGGGTTTTTCCGGGGGCTTACTTGCCTAGATATTTTTCGAAGCGGATTCGTGAGCGTGAAACCACGTTCAATTGGAAATTTGTAACCGTTGTTGCTTGGACAGGTATGCGCGGTATTGTTACACTGGCTGCTGCTCTCGCTTTACCATTAAAAACCGCTTCAGGAAGCATTTTCCCTCATCGCGATTTAATCATCTTCCTTGCATTTTCAGTCATTCTTGCAACGCTTGTCATCCAAGGGTTTTCATTACCTTATTTGATTAAATCACTCAAAATTGACGCTGTTGATGAATCTGAATTGGAAGAAATGCATGCGCGCAGTAGTGCCGCAACTGAAGCCTTGATTCGCATTGAAGAGATGTATGATTCGGGGTTAATCACGCTTGATATGAAACAGCGACTTCGAATTCGATATGACCTTGCTTTGGCACGCCTTACCTCAAGCCCTGTAATCATTGATGGCGCTGCTCATGAAAGTTATGCAGAAACCGAAGAACGATTGATTGAGGAAGAACGAAATTTGATTATTCATTTGAGGAATCAAGGCATTATAGGGGATGAAGCGATGCGCCGAATTGAATATGAACTTGATTTGGAGAGTTCACGCTTGGAGCGAAGTCGGCAATTATGGGATTCAAAATCATATTAA
- a CDS encoding TM2 domain-containing protein, protein MEAQKVDMYLMTNSKYFESHQLPAIRQRLLDLDDSKWVMTQSLELKDPTIILVVSILAGTLGIDRFLIGDVGLGIAKLLTCGGLGIWAIVDLFLIMGATREKNIENFNRTLL, encoded by the coding sequence ATGGAAGCTCAAAAGGTTGATATGTATTTGATGACCAATTCGAAGTACTTCGAAAGCCATCAATTGCCTGCGATTCGTCAAAGGCTTTTGGATCTCGATGATTCAAAGTGGGTCATGACACAAAGCCTTGAATTGAAAGACCCGACCATCATTCTGGTTGTTTCGATTCTTGCCGGCACACTCGGAATCGACCGGTTTCTTATCGGCGATGTCGGTCTAGGAATCGCGAAATTGCTCACTTGCGGCGGCTTAGGCATTTGGGCAATTGTCGATTTATTTTTGATTATGGGCGCAACCCGCGAGAAAAATATCGAGAACTTTAATCGTACATTGCTCTAA
- a CDS encoding DUF2752 domain-containing protein: MLKSTRSFYLFFSAFLLSGWIWLLFQFSTFPHFPSHPVCIFKHVTGIPCPSCGVTRALEAFYQGDYHSAFLINPLFLPIFFALLFFPCWIVFDFISKRVSFMNAYDSFQKVFQKPIIWIPFFGLLLVNWIWNIAKGN; the protein is encoded by the coding sequence ATGCTGAAATCAACGCGTTCTTTTTACCTTTTTTTCTCCGCTTTTTTACTTTCAGGTTGGATTTGGCTCTTATTTCAATTCTCAACTTTTCCACACTTCCCATCTCATCCCGTTTGTATTTTTAAACATGTAACGGGCATTCCTTGTCCTTCTTGCGGCGTTACGCGTGCGTTGGAGGCATTTTACCAAGGCGATTATCATTCTGCTTTTCTGATTAATCCCCTTTTTTTACCCATCTTTTTCGCCCTTCTTTTTTTCCCTTGTTGGATTGTATTTGATTTTATTTCTAAACGCGTTTCTTTTATGAATGCGTATGACTCCTTTCAAAAGGTTTTCCAAAAACCAATCATTTGGATTCCTTTTTTTGGGTTACTCCTTGTAAACTGGATTTGGAATATTGCCAAAGGCAATTGA